A genomic window from Pirellulales bacterium includes:
- a CDS encoding SIS domain-containing protein — translation MIHAVDTISPLRRQFQTRNELFATYMARHAAALARVCLKMSQRFSRGGRLLTLGLGPYSTDAQHVAVEFMHPIIVGKRALPAVDLSHCPSALAALARPDDIVMGFGPPRGAADLEELLAPAAACESLVCRWPGQLDDVPLAPATDDPFIHQEITELMYHTLWETVHVFFEQQGRGEDVGASAFLYPFLAQGDRSVEATLADVAASIEQKAAEDTRLRQRFVAEQAEQFAAVASATQERIDAGGALIVFGNGGSATDANDFVLDCLGGDRGTIPAISLSMDPAVLTAIANDVGVEVAFSRQLIAVGRPQDVAIAISTSGKSKNIALALSEARKRSMMTIALLGYDGGDIVRDRLADHVLVVRSDYVPRIQEVQASIYHVLRSSLVGSGVR, via the coding sequence ATGATTCACGCTGTCGATACGATTTCGCCTCTGCGGCGGCAGTTCCAAACGCGGAATGAGTTGTTCGCAACTTATATGGCACGGCACGCCGCCGCTCTCGCCCGCGTGTGTCTGAAAATGTCGCAACGCTTTTCTCGAGGCGGGCGACTGCTGACGTTGGGCCTGGGGCCTTACTCGACAGACGCTCAGCATGTGGCGGTCGAGTTTATGCATCCGATCATTGTCGGCAAGCGCGCCCTCCCGGCAGTGGACCTTTCGCATTGTCCGTCGGCGCTCGCCGCACTCGCTCGCCCCGATGATATCGTGATGGGATTTGGGCCGCCACGAGGAGCTGCTGATCTCGAGGAACTACTGGCACCCGCGGCAGCGTGCGAATCGCTCGTCTGCCGTTGGCCAGGTCAACTCGATGATGTACCGCTTGCGCCGGCGACCGATGATCCGTTCATCCATCAGGAAATCACAGAACTGATGTACCACACGCTGTGGGAAACCGTGCATGTCTTCTTCGAGCAGCAGGGACGAGGAGAAGACGTCGGCGCATCGGCCTTTCTGTACCCATTTCTGGCACAGGGCGACCGGTCAGTCGAAGCCACGCTGGCCGACGTCGCCGCATCGATTGAGCAAAAGGCGGCCGAAGACACGCGCCTGCGGCAACGTTTTGTCGCTGAGCAAGCGGAACAGTTCGCGGCCGTTGCCTCGGCGACTCAAGAACGCATTGACGCGGGAGGCGCCTTGATCGTCTTCGGCAATGGCGGATCGGCCACTGACGCGAACGATTTCGTGTTGGATTGCCTCGGCGGCGATAGGGGGACCATACCGGCGATTTCGTTGTCCATGGACCCAGCGGTACTGACAGCAATCGCGAACGACGTAGGCGTCGAAGTGGCGTTTTCGCGGCAATTGATCGCCGTGGGAAGACCGCAGGATGTGGCGATCGCGATTTCCACCAGCGGTAAATCGAAGAATATCGCCCTGGCCTTAAGCGAAGCGCGCAAACGTAGCATGATGACGATTGCACTGTTGGGCTACGACGGCGGGGATATCGTGCGAGATCGGCTGGCGGATCACGTGCTCGTCGTTCGTTCCGATTACGTTCCCCGGATTCAAGAAGTGCAAGCGTCGATTTACCACGTGCTGCGCTCGTCGCTTGTAGGAAGTGGGGTCCGATGA
- the hypE gene encoding hydrogenase expression/formation protein HypE: MATAQRPVQFHSKQISMAHGAGGEASRQLVEGVFLPAFANSLLNPLADAATFLIPGGRLAITSDSYVVHPLRFPGGSIGELAVNGTVNDLAVSGAKPLALTAAFILEAGLPADVLREEVRAMATAAERVGLPIATGDTKVVEHGRADGLYISTTGLGLVDPRVDLRPDRVEIGDCVLLSGPIGNHGMAIMLARAELDVEADILSDTRPLTHLVAAIVEHVGGEIKWMRDATRGGVATVLNELARDAQRMISIEEEAVPVDSAVRGACELLGLDPLQVANEGQFVAVVSAGMASRALEVLRGVPGGEQACILGEIIAGPYSRVVARSAYGGTRVVDMLIGDPLPRIC; encoded by the coding sequence ATGGCCACCGCGCAGCGTCCGGTCCAGTTTCACAGCAAGCAGATTTCGATGGCTCATGGCGCGGGAGGAGAAGCAAGTCGACAGCTGGTCGAAGGCGTGTTCTTGCCAGCGTTTGCTAATTCCTTGCTCAACCCATTGGCGGATGCGGCGACGTTTTTAATTCCCGGCGGCCGCCTGGCAATCACATCGGACAGCTATGTTGTGCACCCACTGCGCTTTCCGGGGGGATCGATCGGCGAACTGGCCGTGAACGGAACGGTTAACGATCTAGCCGTCTCTGGCGCGAAGCCATTGGCGCTCACGGCCGCGTTCATTCTCGAAGCAGGCCTGCCGGCCGACGTCTTGCGCGAAGAAGTCCGCGCGATGGCCACGGCCGCCGAACGCGTCGGCCTACCGATTGCCACCGGCGACACCAAGGTCGTCGAGCATGGCCGCGCCGATGGACTATACATATCAACTACGGGGCTGGGCCTCGTTGACCCGCGCGTCGATCTGCGGCCCGATCGCGTCGAAATTGGCGATTGTGTGCTCCTATCCGGGCCGATCGGTAATCACGGCATGGCGATTATGCTAGCCCGCGCAGAGTTGGACGTCGAAGCCGACATTCTTTCCGACACGCGTCCGCTAACCCACCTTGTCGCGGCGATTGTTGAGCACGTTGGCGGCGAGATTAAATGGATGCGCGACGCCACGCGCGGGGGCGTCGCCACGGTTCTCAACGAGTTAGCTCGCGACGCTCAGCGCATGATTTCAATCGAGGAAGAGGCCGTTCCGGTCGATTCCGCAGTTCGCGGCGCGTGCGAGTTGCTAGGGTTGGACCCATTGCAAGTCGCCAACGAAGGTCAATTTGTCGCCGTCGTTTCGGCTGGGATGGCGTCGCGGGCGCTAGAAGTGTTGCGCGGCGTGCCAGGCGGCGAGCAGGCCTGCATTCTAGGGGAAATAATCGCAGGACCGTACTCCCGAGTCGTGGCTCGCAGCGCCTACGGTGGTACTCGCGTTGTCGACATGCTAATTGGAGATCCGCTCCCACGCATTTGCTGA